AAGCCTTGTGCGGTCTGGATCTACCCTACAAGCCTTGTGCAGTCTGGATCTACCCTACACGCCTTGTGCGGTCTGGACCCGCCCTGCACGCCTCCTGCGGTCTGGACACACCCTGCCCATCTTCTGCTGTCTGTACCCACCCTGCATGCCTTCTCAGGTCTGAATGTCTTCTACGGTCTGGACCCACCCTGCATGTCTTCTGCGGTCTGGACCCACCCTGCACGTCTTCTGCGGTCTGGACCTACCCTGTACGTCTTCTGCGGTCTGGGCCCACCCTGCACGCCTTCTGCGGTCTGGGCCCACCCTGCACGCCTTCTGCGGTCTGGACCTACCCTGCACATCTTCTGCGGTCTGGATCTACCTTGCACGTCTTCTGCGGTCTGGACCCACCCTGCACGTCTTCTGCGGTCTGGACCCACCCTGCACGTCTTCTGCGGTCTGGACCTACCCTGCACATCTTCTGCGGTCTGGACCCACCCTGCAAGTCTTCTGCGGTCTGGACCCACCCTGCAGGTCTTCTGCTGTCTGGAACTACCCTACACGCCTTGTGCGGTCTGGATCTACCCTACACGCCTTGTGCGGTCTGGATCTACCCTACACGCCTTGTGCGGTCTGGACCCACCCTGCACCTCTTCTACGATCTGGAACGACTCCTAATTCTCGACCAAACCCCAGCTGCTGTGGGGAATGTAAAACCGGATGTGCGTGTTCTCCATGGAGGAAAGAGAAATATTGCAcatataaggctgtgttcacattgggggagctCCGTGACTCTTATTAGCAGCACCTATGCAGACAAATATTGCAAGCAAGCTGACTGGACCTACCTTGCACATCTTCTACGTTCTAGATCCACCCTGCGCGTCTCCTGCGTTCTGAACCAGCTCTGCGCGCCTCCTGCGTTCTGGACCCTCCCTGCATGCCTCCTGCATTCTGGACCCGCCCTGCGTGGCTCCTATGTTCTGAACCCACCCTGCGTGCCTCCTGCGTTCTGGACCGGCCCAGCACGCCTCCTGCGTTCTGAACCCGCTCTGCGCGCGTCCTGCGGTCTGGACCCGCCCTGCACGCCTCCTGCGGTCTGGACACACCTTGCCCATCTTCTGCTGTCTGTACCCACCCTGCATGCCTTCTCAGGTCTGGATGTCTTCTACGGTCTGGACCCACCCTGCACGTCTTCTGCGGTCTGGACCCACCCTGCACGTCTTCTGCGGTCTGGACCTACCCTGTACGTCTTCTGCGGTCGGGACCCACGCTGCACGTCTTCTGCGGTCTGGACCTACCCTGCACATCTTCTGCGGTCTGGACCCACCCTGCACGTCTTCTGGACCCACCCTGCACGCCTTCTGCGGTCTGGACCTACCCTGCACATCTTCTGCAGTCTGGACCTACCTTGCACGTCTTCTGCGGTCTGGACCCACCCTGCACGTCTTCTGCGGTCTGGACCTACCCTGCACATCTTCTGCGGTCTGGATCTACCTTGCATGTCTTCTGCGGTCTGGACCCACCCTGCAAGTCTTCTGCGGTCTGGACCCACCCTGCAAGTCTTCTGCGGTCTGGATCTACCCTACAAGCCTTGTGCGGTCTGGATCTACCCTACACGCCTTGTGCGGTCTGGACCCACCCTGCACGCCTCCTGCGGTCTGGACACACCCTGCCCATCTCCTGCTGTCTGTACCCACCCTGCATGCCTTCTCAGGTCTGGATGTCTTCTACTGTCTGGACCCACCCTGCACGTCTTCTGCGGTCTGGACCCACCCTGCACGTCTTCTGCGGTCTGGACCTACCCTGTACGTCTTCTGCGGTCTGGACCCACGCTGCACGCCTTCTGCGGTCTGGACCTACCCTGCACATCTTCTGCGGTCTAGATCTACCTTGCACGTCTTCTGCGGTCTGGACCCACCCTGCACGCCTTCTGCGGTCTGGACCTACCCTGCACATCTTCTGCGGTCTGGACCCACCCTGCAAGTCTTCTGCGGTCTGGATCTACCCTACACGCCTTGTGCGGTCTGGATCTACCCTACACGCCTTGTGCGGTCTGGACCCACCCTGCACCTCTTCTACGATCTGGAATGACTCCTAATTCTCCCACGCAAATAGTGAGGCTAAATACCGACCAAACTACAAGAGTGTGAACACAGCTGTATAATAAACGTGGCAGGACCTGGACTATGACCCTGTGAATTTTTTACTTCACATATTATTGTTTTATGACATTTACGctgaatactaataataataaatattttcaTTGTTTTGGATTCTCCTGCGGGAGGGCGAGGATATGAATTCAGTAACAAGAGGCCAAGATCATGGAGACAATTCAGCGTCACTGGTTCTAGGGTCTTCTCACCCTTGTATCCTGCTCACGGGTCACCTCAGGTGCCATCTAGGCTAATTCTGCCCTTTAATTGGCTGATGTCCAGGGTTTGACCTTCAGCACTGAACCTTGTCAATCATGCAGGACAAGGTGGGGGAGGGAAGAGGCATGTATGCAGCAGCTCAGCACCACCTCTATGACTCGAGCTTAGAAGAaatacatgattttataactttgaatCCACTAAGAGACAAGTCTCATTTGTTGTATATCCCTGGGCACAACATAGAGCTGACATATACAcgttaacattttatttccttgtataacatttcccacacaTCACAACGGCTTCTTCTgtctgtgagttctctgatgatcACTAAGATTGGATTTAAAaccaaaacattttccacattctgaacatgaatacggcttctctcctgtgtgaactcTGTGATGTCTAACCAGATCGGATTTAttcataaaacatttcccacatgctgaacatgaatatggcttctcccctgtgtgacttttcCGATGTCTAACCAGACTTGATTTTtctgtaaaacattttccacattctgaacatgaatgcggctgctctcctgtgtgacttctcttatGTGTAATAAGACTTGCTTTATCCATAAAACATGCCtcgcattctgaacatgaaaataacTTATCTCCTGTGTGAAGTCTCTGATGAGCCTTCAGTAAGCTTTTTGTAGTAAAACATTTcatacattctgagcatgaatacggcttctctcccgtGTGACTTATCTTATGTCTAACCAGACGTGGTTTGtctataaaacatttcccacactctgagCATGAAtacggtttctcccctgtgtgaactcTCTGATGTGTAAGAGCATCTGCTCTCTTCATAAAACCTCTTCCACAGTGTGAGCATGAATAAGGCTTTTCTCCCGTGTGTAATCTGTGATGATTCCTAAGTTTGGCTTTagtaataaaacattttccacattctgaacatgaaaacggcttctccccGGTGTGAATTTTCTGATGTTTAGTAAGGCTAGATTTATCTGTAAAGCATTTCCTACATACTAAACAGGaatatggtttctctcctgtgtgtgttcTCTGATGTGTAAAAAGCTGAGTTTTAgttctaaaacatttcccacattctgaacatataaATGTCTCTGCTGTGTGACTTTTCCCATGTGTAACAAGATCTGATGTGTCTGTACGACCTTCTCCACAGAATGAAAAGGAGtttggtttctcccctgtgtggattTTTCTGTGCGTAAAAAGAGTGGAAATTTCTGAAAATTGTTTCCCACATTCATAACATTGAAACATCGTCCCTCCATCCCGACCTGTCCTTGTGGTGACAATATGTGGTCGGTCAGGAGAAGGTTCCTGATGATTATACAATAGATCTGTCCTGTGAAATCCTAGATGGACATTagggcgctccatgatctctccatcttctcctgaggagcgctccatgatctctccatcttctcctgaggagcgctccataatCTCTCCATCTTCCACTTTACAAATTAGTGAAACTGAGACACTTTCCCCAAAGTTCTTACTTGAATTTTCTGTTAGGGTTAAAAATACATCATGATATAGGGGATAATTTAAGAGCCACATTATCTTCAGCCTATCCCTTTATCTGGTCTCCAGATGGGATAAAATACTTAGGTATTACACTTACCTCTTCACTAAATAAATTAGTACCGGTTAACCTTTCTCTCTTAACCTCAAATATACTCAGTGAGATCAAACAATTCTCAAATTTCTCGCCATCTTGGCTGGGCCGAATGGCAGTTGTCAAATCTTTTCTCCTTCCTAAAATTCTCTATATCTTTAGGAATTTGCCTATTAGATTTCCCAAGTCCGCCATTAAATCCCTACAAGCATTACTCTTGAAATATGTTTGGCAGGGGAAAAAAATCAAGAGTATCCCTCAAAATACTATGCTTACCTAATAGGCTGGGAGGAATGGGTTTCCCGGACCTCCTAACTTATTATAAAGCAACTCATTTGGTTCAGGTGAAGCAATGGTGGACTCAGGGATCAGAACCTCAATGGGTGCCGATGGAGAGGTCCATTTTAGGGGTCAATTCTCTATGGCACTTACTTGTGAAATTAACCCTAACTAAATCTTCTTATTCTACGAAGTGTCCAACTATTCAAGCAGGTTTATTTAGCAGGGAACATGCTATCTCTTCGGGTCTTTTAAACCCCATTTCTTACTCAACCACTCCTCTGCTTAGCTTAAAACTTCTTTTACCTAATGCTGATTTCTTTAATTGGACTCAGGCAGGCGCGACCTCCTTAGGTGATATAAGTGATGGAGACTCACTTTTATCCTTTCAGGAGATTAGGGACAGGTACAGTCTACCATCAGGTGACTTCTTCAAATATCTGCAATTGAgacactttttggcatcagtaaACTGGCCGATTCCACCATTATCACCAATTTATACAAATTATTTTGATCAATATAAAAGGTATAAAAAAGGGGATCTCTAAAACATATTTTCACTTTATGCAATTGCCCACCCAAATATATCCTCCCTTTAAACTTAAATGGGAGGCTGATTTGGGATTACAAATACTAGAGGAACAATGGTTGTCACTGTATAGTTTACCATTCCAACTCTCGAGATGTGTTAACCATTGGGAGTCATCGCGCAAATTGATGTACAGAGCATATCAAACTCCTTATTTATTCTCACGGATGTACTCAGATCACTCATCATTATGTTGGAGATGTGGCTTGGCTATAGGCACCTTTTTTCATATATGGTGGGACTGTACCCTTATTAGACCATTTTGGATGAATATCCATGACTTCCTTCAAAAAACTTTAGCAGTTCATATTACATGGTGTCCAGGACTGGCATTATTATCATTGGAATTGATCAAAATCCCAAAATCTAGTAGAACCATTATATTTCATGTGCTAACTAACGCCAGGATACAAATAGCATCACTTTGGAAGTCAAAAAGTATCCCTGAGATCTCAATTATTATCTCCAAAACGCACCATTCCTATATAATGGAGGGATTAATAGCAAAACGCAATGATACTAATGAGAAATGTTATAGAGCATAGCAGAAATGGAAACAATAATACATTTCGATTATTAATTATAAGAACTATCTCTTGTAGCAAAAATTactctctttctttttttcataatttttatttatttatcttttattttttttatttttttccctccccccttttctctctccttctctttcctttctttatatatttattttcctaCTTATTTCACTATGTAAAGAAATTATTATATAGTGTAAATATTGTACTTGAAATGATTTATATGATTTATATGTATTGTTACTGTAGAaacttgtaataaaaaaaaaaaatacatcatcaTTTATTTTCTCATCCACAATGAAGACATTTACCACATTCCTATTATTTTGGAATCACACGAGTAGTTTTTGATATTGTCTCTGGAGCCAAACCCAGAGGTGGATCCAGCGGGGGAGGATGTATAATCCATCACTTTTGTTTCTTATTCTTTTCTAAGCCAATCTTGGCCCAGAAAACTGCACCAAAAACTGCACCATACACTGTGGAGTGTGGAGAGGAGTGCAGAGCGGTGTGCGGAGCGGAGTGCACATGAAGAGCAGAGTGTGGAGAAGAGTGCGGAGGGGTGTGCGGAGCGGGGGGGGTTGGGAGTGTGGAGCAGAGTGGGCTTTATACACAACAGGGGGAACCACTAACTATGGTGGACACCTGACACTTGATATTATGGCCTCAGGTTATCCTATGGGAATATCCTCAAGACATCACCCTTCCTGCTGAGCAGTGTTCAGGTGACCTTGAGTGATCTCTGaggtctccttaaaggggtactccggtgggaaaaactggtgccagaaagttatacaggtttgtaaattatttctatagaaaaatcttaacccttccagtacttatcagctgttgtatgttccacaggaagttgtgtagttctttccagtctgaccacagtgctctctactgacacctctgtccatgtcaggaactgatttgctctggacagttactgacacggacagaggtgtcagcagagagctgtggaacatacagcagctgataagtacgggaagggctAAGATTTTTAAGTTTTAAGCCTGTTAAGGCTGTATTTTGAGTTTCTCACATCCCCTGCACCCCTAGGCGGGGTGTTTAAGATTCGGGGAGGGGGTGTGAGTATATAACGCCCCCTGCACCATTCAGGTGGAGCTATGTGACGTTTGCGGAAGTAGGGGTGCGGACTGACGTTCGGATTCTCCCACCAGTTTCTAGTCCGGGGCAAGCTGTGAGTAGTGCGGTCTGATGTCTCACACATCCCTGCTGGCTGCCCGGCGGGATGTCTGGTCGCATGCCACCCacgtttttaaccacttaaggacagagggcgtacctttaaatcttgcaaaactacaactccccgcatgcaggaacagcaaacggctgtctcgccatgctgggagttgtagttgcatacctccagctgttgtataactacatttcccagcatgccttttggcgatcagtacatgttgggagtagtagttttgcaacagctggaggtttgcccccccccccatgtgaatgtacaaggtacattcacacaggcaggtttacagtaagtttcctgcttcaagtttgagatgcagcaaattttacgctgcagtgcaaactcctagtgagaaactcactgtaaacctccgcctgagtgaatgtaccctaaaaacactacactacactaacacataataaagggtaaaacactacatatataccccttacactgccccccccccccaataaaaatgaaaaacgtatcgtacggcagtgtttccaaaacagagcctccagctgttgcaaaacaacaactcctagcatttccggacagcaactgactgtccaggcatgctgggagtttagcaacagctggaggcaccctgtttgggaatcactggcgtaaaatacccctatatccacccctatgtaatccctaatttagtcctcaaatgcacatggcgctctctcacttcggagtcctgtcgtatttcaaggaaacagtttagtgccacatatggggtatttctgtactcgggagaaattgcactacaaattttggggggctttttctccttttaccctttatgaaaaggcaaagttggggtctacaattttttttttttacactaacatgctggtgttgtcccatactttttattttcacaagaggtaaaaggaaaattttgtaatgcaatttctcctgagtacggaaataccccagatgtgggcgtaaatgctctgcgggcgcacaaggctcagaagagcaccatgtacatttaaggtctaaattggtgatttgcacaggggtggctgattttacagcggttctgacatatacacaaaaaaaaaaaatacccacatgtgaccccattttggaagctacacccctcacggaatataataatgggtatagtgagccttaacacccccaggtgtttgacaaatttttggaacagtggtccgtgaaaatgaaaaatgtaatttttcatttgcacagcccactgttccaaagatctgtgaaacgcctGTCGGGTGTAAataatcactgtaccccttattatattacgtgaggggtgtagtttccaaaatggggtcacgtgggggggggggaatccactgttctggcaccacggggggcttggtaaacgcacatggcctctgacttctattccaaacaaattctctctccaaaagctcaatggcgctcctcctcttctgagcattgtagtgcgcctgcagagcactttatatccacatgtaaggtatttatatactcagaagaaatggggttacaaattttgggggacattttctcctactatcccttgtaaaaatttacaatttgaggaaaaactgcattttagtgagaaaaaaaaaagtttaatttacacatccgacttgaacaaaaagttgtcaatcacctgtggggtgttaaggctcgctggaccccttgttacttgccttgagggatgtagtttccaaaatagtatgccatgtggggtttttcttgctgttttggcaccataggggcttcctaaatgtgacatgccccccaaaaccatttcagaaaaacgtactctccaaaatccccttgtcgctccttcccttctgagccctctactgcgcccgccgaacacttgacatacacatatgaggtatttccttacttgagagaaattgggttacaaattttggggggctttttctcctattaccccttgtaaaaatttaaaaactgggtctacaagaacatttgagtgtaaaaaatgaagatttagaattttctccttcactttgctgctattcctgtgaaacacctaaagggttaacacacttactgaatgtcacattgaatactttgaggggtgcagtttttataatgggataacTTTCAATGGCAATGGAAAGATGAAAGAATCGCACTCACTACATTGTAGATCCCAAAGGTAACGTCTTTATTCCATAAAACAGATGGAGCAgcataaaataggaaaaaggcaaTTCCAAAGTGCGGGGAgggagagcagccgctctcaggaCGCAGGGGCACACAGAGGGAGTggcaactagtttcacgtcagccgatgcttcttccggccaggtGTGTGCGTCTTCTCCCACAGGTAGTGATCATTTTATAGGTAGAAAAACACCATCATGTGAACAGTGTCAAATGCATATtacacaaaaaagtgaaaaaatatataacaagaaTATAATCAAATGATTAAAACCAAAGGAGAAACACGTACACTTACATGAGCAGAATCACAAGAAAGCAGAAAAATCATTCCGTTCATTCAGCCCGAGAGGGCCAGTAGCCTCcaatttaataatccataatgctTCTCTGCGTAAAAGGTAAGTGTGGAGGTCTACGCCCTCTGGGGCTGATTCGATTA
This Hyla sarda isolate aHylSar1 unplaced genomic scaffold, aHylSar1.hap1 scaffold_235, whole genome shotgun sequence DNA region includes the following protein-coding sequences:
- the LOC130322518 gene encoding gastrula zinc finger protein XlCGF26.1-like, whose protein sequence is MTPRMEKDRNEITKRISHFTLEILHLLTGEDYTIVKKTSGECVAPSSHLHESGGQSRARGPITEPPPHSLIHEEKILELIHRITELLTREVPIRCQDVAVYFSMEEWEYVEGHKDLYQDIMEDPRTLTSQENSSKNFGESVSVSLICKVEDGEIMERSSGEDGEIMERSSGEDGEIMERPNVHLGFHRTDLLYNHQEPSPDRPHIVTTRTGRDGGTMFQCYECGKQFSEISTLFTHRKIHTGEKPNSFSFCGEGRTDTSDLVTHGKSHTAETFICSECGKCFRTKTQLFTHQRTHTGEKPYSCLVCRKCFTDKSSLTKHQKIHTGEKPFSCSECGKCFITKAKLRNHHRLHTGEKPYSCSHCGRGFMKRADALTHQRVHTGEKPYSCSECGKCFIDKPRLVRHKISHTGEKPYSCSECMKCFTTKSLLKAHQRLHTGDKLFSCSECEACFMDKASLITHKRSHTGEQPHSCSECGKCFTEKSSLVRHRKSHTGEKPYSCSACGKCFMNKSDLVRHHRVHTGEKPYSCSECGKCFGFKSNLSDHQRTHRQKKPL